The Anguilla anguilla isolate fAngAng1 chromosome 4, fAngAng1.pri, whole genome shotgun sequence genome has a window encoding:
- the crb1 gene encoding protein crumbs homolog 1 isoform X2 — translation MALSPSPRFKIPGFLLLILAFGEWTKSTSPVTTPSPCLSKPCQHGALCKEVPTDYLCHCRSSVTAHPDGWCEESNELCQPVSCHESAACRPVAANSSELLCRCQPGAPGASCDQLVRRCAGSFCGEGEGEGAACSPSPCRSGASCRGRADGYACFCVPGFQGRHCEIEVNECASQPCQNRATCVNMIGRYVCVCGPGYTGALCEEDVNECDWSPCQNGGVCQNRGGGYTCHCPKQSRDGLQYGGENCTEALRGCEGHGCRNGGSCSPSLRDGRHGYSCGCPGGFAGPRCETATAFSFQTSGRLELRAPPADRDAPLSVALSFRTALENGRMFRRGGAEALLGLELAGGRLRLTLRRGGGGPTLALELPHNVSDGEWHSASAALGDGLLRLRLLDARCAELCEEALRVGNPENPENPENPEPAFRRTVFGGAPEGDEDPGHFVGCLRDVRVDSRLVVPENWPPGSAVNVTPGCSHRDRCADAPCQNRGRCVNLWQSYRCECRRPHEGPNCSEEYITGRFGQGDSPSYAVFRVDDDPGESVAVSAFVRTRKRAGLLWALSNGSGPYLRAWLEDGRVRVQAGHQEAGLWGEQPVSDGSFHLVSVRLERGQASLEQPGRARGTAPVGGLRVRPGDLVHVGGLADRRATAPFGGHFGGCVQDLRLNSRRMQFYPIGTPVDGYSLQRLVGVARGCAGDDYCSKNPCLNGGTCYSIWDDFTCTCPPNTAGRRCEEVQWCELRPCPPAAACQPLPRGFECISNATFYDDGRVLSYRSNGGILRNLTTISFSVRTRKANGVILHAEKGREFVTVSVRDSHLLLELLSGDASLPLSLRSRGPVSDGRWHSAGLSMTSPRSQASGWTLRVDEEEEPAASAAAAAAGNLDFLKEGAVVLLGGRGPGAAGGLAGCLSTVAVGGLALPYHGESEASLPRPQEERFVRTSPGAAETGCWDPSACSPEPCRNGGVCRDLPGPSSFSCACPPGWAGPRCEAADACASGPCVHGNCSLLGAAAHRCVCEPGYGGAACQDQLDACRGHGCANGGTCLPAAGRYSCLCPENYTGPLCTVEVEEVPWYIIKHVRPKLPVSICGDEQKNYTCFNGGNCSETSLMCDCMSGFTGHRCELELDECRSSPCLNGGYCRNLVDRFQCVCEMSFAGEVCQVDTVSAPKGSRIVAILASCIAGSAVIIVVVLAFMCVKMLEKRHTEGAFHPRGVEQPDAGAQVDLGRLPCPERLV, via the exons GTACGTCTCCGGTGACCACCCCGTCTCCCTGCCTGTCCAAGCCCTGCCAACATGGCGCTCTGTGTAAGGAGGTCCCCACAGACTACCTGTGCCACTGCCGGTCCTCTGTAACCGCCCACCCGGACGGATGGTGTGAAGAGTCCAACGAGCTGTGCCAGCCCGTCTCCTGCCACGAGAGCGCCGCGTGCCGCCCGGTCGCCGCCAACTCCTCAGAGCTGCTGTGCCGGTGCCAGCCCGGGGCGCCGGGGGCCTCCTGCGACCAGCTGGTCCGGCGGTGCGCCGGAAGCTTCTgcggcgagggcgagggcgagggcgcgGCCTGCTCGCCGAGCCCCTGCCGGAGCGGGGCCTCGTGCCGGGGCAGGGCGGACGGGTACGCCTGCTTCTGCGTGCCGGGCTTCCAGGGCAGGCACTGCGAGATCGAGGTGAACGAATGCGCCTCCCAGCCCTGCCAGAACAGAGCCACCTGCGTGAACATGATCGGGAGGTACGTCTGCGTCTGCGGACCCGGCTACACAG GTGCCTTGTGCGAAGAGGACGTCAACGAGTGCGATTGGAGCCCGTGTCAGAACGGAGGCGTGTGCCAAAACCGCGGCGGAGGCTACACGTGCCACTGCCCGAAGCAGAGCCGGGACGGGCTCCAGTACGGCGGGGAGAACTGCACGGAGGCCCTGCGGGGCTGCGAGGGCCACGGCTGCCGGAACGGCGGCAgctgctccccctccctcagggACGGCCGGCACGGCTACAGCTGCGGCTGCCCCGGCGGCTTCGCCGGCCCCCGGTGCGAGACGGCCACCGCCTTCTCCTTCCAGACCAGCGGCCGCCTGGAGCTGCGCGCCCCGCCCGCGGACCGGGACGCGCCCCTGAGCGTGGCGCTCAGCTTCCGGACCGCGCTGGAAAACGGCAGAATGTTCCGGAGGGGCGGCGCCGAGGCGCTCCTGGGGCTGGagctggcgggcgggcggctgCGCCTCACCCtgcggcggggcggcggcggcccgaCGCTGGCCCTGGAGCTGCCGCACAACGTGAGCGACGGCGAGTGGCACTCGGCGTCGGCGGCGCTCGGCGACGGGCTGCTGCGGCTCAGGCTCCTGGACGCGCGGTGCGCGGAGCTCTGCGAGGAGGCCCTCCGCGTGGGGAACCCAGAGAACCCGGAGAACCCGGAGAACCCGGAGCCCGCCTTCCGCAGGACCGTGTTCGGAGGGGCCCCGGAGGGGGACGAGGACCCGGGCCACTTCGTCGGGTGCCTGCGGGACGTTCGGGTGGACTCCCGCCTGGTGGTCCCCGAGAACTGGCCGCCGGGGTCGGCCGTCAACGTGACCCCCGGGTGCAGCCACAGAGACAGGTGCGCGGACGCGCCGTGCCAGAACAGGGGCCGGTGCGTCAACCTGTGGCAGAGCTACCGCTGTGAGTGCCGCCGGCCGCACGAGGGGCCCAACTGCTCGGAGG AATACATCACGGGCCGGTTCGGACAGGGGGACTCGCCGAGCTACGCCGTTTTCAGAGTAGACGACGACCCCGGGGAGAGCGTGGCGGTGTCGGCGTTCGTCCGCACCAGGAAGCGCGCCGGGCTGCTGTGGGCGCTCTCCAACGGCAGCGGCCCGTACCTGCGGGCGTGGCTGGAGGACGGGAGGGTGCGGGTGCAGGCCGGCCACCAGGAGGCGGGCCTTTGGGGAGAGCAGCCCGTGAGCGACGGGAGCTTCCACCTGGTGAGCGTGCGGCTGGAGCGGGGCCAGGCCAGCCTGGAGCAGCCCGGCCGCGCCCGGGGAACGGCCCCCGTCGGGGGCCTGCGGGTGCGGCCCGGGGACCTGGTCCACGTCGGGGGGCTGGCGGACCGGCGGGCCACGGCGCCCTTCGGAGGCCATTTCGGGGGGTGCGTACAGGACCTGCGGCTCAACTCCAGGCGCATGCAGTTCTATCCCATCGGCACCCCGGTGGACGGCTACTCCCTGCAGCGCCTGGTCGGCGTGGCGAGAGGCTGTGCTGGAGACGACTACTGCAGC AAAAACCCTTGCCTCAACGGGGGGACGTGCTACTCCATTTGGGACGACTTCACCTGCACCTGCCCCCCCAACACAGCGGGGCGGCGCTGCGAGGAGGTGCAGTGGTGCGAGCTGAGGCCCTGCCCGCCGGCCGCGGCCTGtcagcccctcccccggggCTTCGAGT GTATTTCCAATGCAACATTTTATGACGACGGCAGAGTGCTGTCCTACAGAAGCAACGGGGGGATCTTGAGGAATCTTACCACCATCTCCTTCAGCGTCCGGACCAGGAAAGCCAACGGCGTCATACTCCACGCCGAAAAGGGGCGGGAGTTCGTCACGGTGTCCGTGCGAGACTCCCACCTGCTCCTGGAGCTGCTGAGCGGCGACGCCTCGCTCCCGCTGAGCCTGAGGAGCCGCGGGCCCGTCAGCGACGGGCGCTGGCACTCCGCCGGGCTCTCCATGACGTCCCCGCGGTCCCAGGCCTCCGGGTGGACCCTGCGCgtggacgaggaggaggagccggccgcgtccgccgccgccgccgccgccgggaaCCTGGACTTCCTGAAGGAGGGCGCGGTCGTCCTGCTgggagggcggggccccggGGCGGCGGGGGGCCTGGCGGGGTGCCTGAGCACGGTGGCGGTGGGCGGGCTGGCGCTGCCGTACCACGGCGAGTCGGAGGCGAGCCTCCCCAGGCCTCAGGAGGAGCGCTTCGTCAGGACGTCCCCCGGAGCGGCGGAGACCGGCTGCTGGGACCCCTCCGCCTGCTCGCCCGAGCCCTGCCGGAACGGGGGCGTCTGCCGCGACCTGCCCGGCCCCTCCTCCTTCAGCTGCGCCTGCCCCCCGGGCTGGGCGGGGCCCCGCTGCGAGGCCGCCGACGCCTGCGCCTCCGGCCCCTGCGTCCACGGCAACTGCAGCCTCCTCGGCGCGGCGGCACACCGGTGCGTCTGCGAGCCGGGCTACGGCGGCGCCGCCTGCCAGGACCAGCTGGACGCGTGCCGGGGCCACGGGTGCGCCAACGGCGGCACCTGCCTCCCCGCCGCCGGCCGCTACTCCTGCCTCTGCCCGGAGAACTACACCGGGCCTCTCTGCAC CGTAGAGGTCGAGGAAGTTCCCTGGTACATCATCAAACACGT ACGCCCCAAGCTCCCGGTGTCCATCTGCGGCGACGAGCAGAAGAACTACACCTGCTTCAACGGGGGCAACTGCAGCGAGACCAGCCTGATGTGCGACTGCATGTCGGGGTTCACCGGGCACCG GTGCGAGCTGGAGCTGGACGAGTGCCGGTCCAGCCCCTGCCTGAACGGGGGCTACTGCCGCAACCTGGTGGACCGCTTCCAGTGCGTCTGCGAAATGAGCTTCGCCGGGGAGGTGTGCCAGGTGGAC ACAGTGAGCGCTCCAAAGGGATCACGCATAGTAGCCATTCTGGCTTCCTGTATTGCCGGATCTGCTGTAATCATAGTGGTGGTGCTGGCCTTTATGTGTGTCAAAATGCTGGAGAAGCGCCATACGGAGGGAGCCTTCCACCCCCGCGGCGTCGAGCAGCCGGACGCCGGCGCCCAGGTGGATTTGGGGAGGCTGCCGTGCCCGGAGCGCCTGGTCTGA
- the crb1 gene encoding protein crumbs homolog 1 isoform X1, with protein MALSPSPRFKIPGFLLLILAFGEWTKSTSPVTTPSPCLSKPCQHGALCKEVPTDYLCHCRSSVTAHPDGWCEESNELCQPVSCHESAACRPVAANSSELLCRCQPGAPGASCDQLVRRCAGSFCGEGEGEGAACSPSPCRSGASCRGRADGYACFCVPGFQGRHCEIEVNECASQPCQNRATCVNMIGRYVCVCGPGYTGALCEEDVNECDWSPCQNGGVCQNRGGGYTCHCPKQSRDGLQYGGENCTEALRGCEGHGCRNGGSCSPSLRDGRHGYSCGCPGGFAGPRCETATAFSFQTSGRLELRAPPADRDAPLSVALSFRTALENGRMFRRGGAEALLGLELAGGRLRLTLRRGGGGPTLALELPHNVSDGEWHSASAALGDGLLRLRLLDARCAELCEEALRVGNPENPENPENPEPAFRRTVFGGAPEGDEDPGHFVGCLRDVRVDSRLVVPENWPPGSAVNVTPGCSHRDRCADAPCQNRGRCVNLWQSYRCECRRPHEGPNCSEEYITGRFGQGDSPSYAVFRVDDDPGESVAVSAFVRTRKRAGLLWALSNGSGPYLRAWLEDGRVRVQAGHQEAGLWGEQPVSDGSFHLVSVRLERGQASLEQPGRARGTAPVGGLRVRPGDLVHVGGLADRRATAPFGGHFGGCVQDLRLNSRRMQFYPIGTPVDGYSLQRLVGVARGCAGDDYCSKNPCLNGGTCYSIWDDFTCTCPPNTAGRRCEEVQWCELRPCPPAAACQPLPRGFECISNATFYDDGRVLSYRSNGGILRNLTTISFSVRTRKANGVILHAEKGREFVTVSVRDSHLLLELLSGDASLPLSLRSRGPVSDGRWHSAGLSMTSPRSQASGWTLRVDEEEEPAASAAAAAAGNLDFLKEGAVVLLGGRGPGAAGGLAGCLSTVAVGGLALPYHGESEASLPRPQEERFVRTSPGAAETGCWDPSACSPEPCRNGGVCRDLPGPSSFSCACPPGWAGPRCEAADACASGPCVHGNCSLLGAAAHRCVCEPGYGGAACQDQLDACRGHGCANGGTCLPAAGRYSCLCPENYTGPLCTVEVEEVPWYIIKHVRPKLPVSICGDEQKNYTCFNGGNCSETSLMCDCMSGFTGHRCELELDECRSSPCLNGGYCRNLVDRFQCVCEMSFAGEVCQVDLRAEGVGGGLLLSISVASVALLLALSLAAAAAVAVAVRRRATHGTYSPSRQEKEGSRVEMWNMVQPPPTERLI; from the exons GTACGTCTCCGGTGACCACCCCGTCTCCCTGCCTGTCCAAGCCCTGCCAACATGGCGCTCTGTGTAAGGAGGTCCCCACAGACTACCTGTGCCACTGCCGGTCCTCTGTAACCGCCCACCCGGACGGATGGTGTGAAGAGTCCAACGAGCTGTGCCAGCCCGTCTCCTGCCACGAGAGCGCCGCGTGCCGCCCGGTCGCCGCCAACTCCTCAGAGCTGCTGTGCCGGTGCCAGCCCGGGGCGCCGGGGGCCTCCTGCGACCAGCTGGTCCGGCGGTGCGCCGGAAGCTTCTgcggcgagggcgagggcgagggcgcgGCCTGCTCGCCGAGCCCCTGCCGGAGCGGGGCCTCGTGCCGGGGCAGGGCGGACGGGTACGCCTGCTTCTGCGTGCCGGGCTTCCAGGGCAGGCACTGCGAGATCGAGGTGAACGAATGCGCCTCCCAGCCCTGCCAGAACAGAGCCACCTGCGTGAACATGATCGGGAGGTACGTCTGCGTCTGCGGACCCGGCTACACAG GTGCCTTGTGCGAAGAGGACGTCAACGAGTGCGATTGGAGCCCGTGTCAGAACGGAGGCGTGTGCCAAAACCGCGGCGGAGGCTACACGTGCCACTGCCCGAAGCAGAGCCGGGACGGGCTCCAGTACGGCGGGGAGAACTGCACGGAGGCCCTGCGGGGCTGCGAGGGCCACGGCTGCCGGAACGGCGGCAgctgctccccctccctcagggACGGCCGGCACGGCTACAGCTGCGGCTGCCCCGGCGGCTTCGCCGGCCCCCGGTGCGAGACGGCCACCGCCTTCTCCTTCCAGACCAGCGGCCGCCTGGAGCTGCGCGCCCCGCCCGCGGACCGGGACGCGCCCCTGAGCGTGGCGCTCAGCTTCCGGACCGCGCTGGAAAACGGCAGAATGTTCCGGAGGGGCGGCGCCGAGGCGCTCCTGGGGCTGGagctggcgggcgggcggctgCGCCTCACCCtgcggcggggcggcggcggcccgaCGCTGGCCCTGGAGCTGCCGCACAACGTGAGCGACGGCGAGTGGCACTCGGCGTCGGCGGCGCTCGGCGACGGGCTGCTGCGGCTCAGGCTCCTGGACGCGCGGTGCGCGGAGCTCTGCGAGGAGGCCCTCCGCGTGGGGAACCCAGAGAACCCGGAGAACCCGGAGAACCCGGAGCCCGCCTTCCGCAGGACCGTGTTCGGAGGGGCCCCGGAGGGGGACGAGGACCCGGGCCACTTCGTCGGGTGCCTGCGGGACGTTCGGGTGGACTCCCGCCTGGTGGTCCCCGAGAACTGGCCGCCGGGGTCGGCCGTCAACGTGACCCCCGGGTGCAGCCACAGAGACAGGTGCGCGGACGCGCCGTGCCAGAACAGGGGCCGGTGCGTCAACCTGTGGCAGAGCTACCGCTGTGAGTGCCGCCGGCCGCACGAGGGGCCCAACTGCTCGGAGG AATACATCACGGGCCGGTTCGGACAGGGGGACTCGCCGAGCTACGCCGTTTTCAGAGTAGACGACGACCCCGGGGAGAGCGTGGCGGTGTCGGCGTTCGTCCGCACCAGGAAGCGCGCCGGGCTGCTGTGGGCGCTCTCCAACGGCAGCGGCCCGTACCTGCGGGCGTGGCTGGAGGACGGGAGGGTGCGGGTGCAGGCCGGCCACCAGGAGGCGGGCCTTTGGGGAGAGCAGCCCGTGAGCGACGGGAGCTTCCACCTGGTGAGCGTGCGGCTGGAGCGGGGCCAGGCCAGCCTGGAGCAGCCCGGCCGCGCCCGGGGAACGGCCCCCGTCGGGGGCCTGCGGGTGCGGCCCGGGGACCTGGTCCACGTCGGGGGGCTGGCGGACCGGCGGGCCACGGCGCCCTTCGGAGGCCATTTCGGGGGGTGCGTACAGGACCTGCGGCTCAACTCCAGGCGCATGCAGTTCTATCCCATCGGCACCCCGGTGGACGGCTACTCCCTGCAGCGCCTGGTCGGCGTGGCGAGAGGCTGTGCTGGAGACGACTACTGCAGC AAAAACCCTTGCCTCAACGGGGGGACGTGCTACTCCATTTGGGACGACTTCACCTGCACCTGCCCCCCCAACACAGCGGGGCGGCGCTGCGAGGAGGTGCAGTGGTGCGAGCTGAGGCCCTGCCCGCCGGCCGCGGCCTGtcagcccctcccccggggCTTCGAGT GTATTTCCAATGCAACATTTTATGACGACGGCAGAGTGCTGTCCTACAGAAGCAACGGGGGGATCTTGAGGAATCTTACCACCATCTCCTTCAGCGTCCGGACCAGGAAAGCCAACGGCGTCATACTCCACGCCGAAAAGGGGCGGGAGTTCGTCACGGTGTCCGTGCGAGACTCCCACCTGCTCCTGGAGCTGCTGAGCGGCGACGCCTCGCTCCCGCTGAGCCTGAGGAGCCGCGGGCCCGTCAGCGACGGGCGCTGGCACTCCGCCGGGCTCTCCATGACGTCCCCGCGGTCCCAGGCCTCCGGGTGGACCCTGCGCgtggacgaggaggaggagccggccgcgtccgccgccgccgccgccgccgggaaCCTGGACTTCCTGAAGGAGGGCGCGGTCGTCCTGCTgggagggcggggccccggGGCGGCGGGGGGCCTGGCGGGGTGCCTGAGCACGGTGGCGGTGGGCGGGCTGGCGCTGCCGTACCACGGCGAGTCGGAGGCGAGCCTCCCCAGGCCTCAGGAGGAGCGCTTCGTCAGGACGTCCCCCGGAGCGGCGGAGACCGGCTGCTGGGACCCCTCCGCCTGCTCGCCCGAGCCCTGCCGGAACGGGGGCGTCTGCCGCGACCTGCCCGGCCCCTCCTCCTTCAGCTGCGCCTGCCCCCCGGGCTGGGCGGGGCCCCGCTGCGAGGCCGCCGACGCCTGCGCCTCCGGCCCCTGCGTCCACGGCAACTGCAGCCTCCTCGGCGCGGCGGCACACCGGTGCGTCTGCGAGCCGGGCTACGGCGGCGCCGCCTGCCAGGACCAGCTGGACGCGTGCCGGGGCCACGGGTGCGCCAACGGCGGCACCTGCCTCCCCGCCGCCGGCCGCTACTCCTGCCTCTGCCCGGAGAACTACACCGGGCCTCTCTGCAC CGTAGAGGTCGAGGAAGTTCCCTGGTACATCATCAAACACGT ACGCCCCAAGCTCCCGGTGTCCATCTGCGGCGACGAGCAGAAGAACTACACCTGCTTCAACGGGGGCAACTGCAGCGAGACCAGCCTGATGTGCGACTGCATGTCGGGGTTCACCGGGCACCG GTGCGAGCTGGAGCTGGACGAGTGCCGGTCCAGCCCCTGCCTGAACGGGGGCTACTGCCGCAACCTGGTGGACCGCTTCCAGTGCGTCTGCGAAATGAGCTTCGCCGGGGAGGTGTGCCAGGTGGAC CTGAGGGCGGAGGGCGTGGGAGGCGGCCTCCTGCTGTCCATCTCCGTGGCGTCCGTGGCTCTGCTGCTCGCCCTCTccctggccgccgccgccgccgtggccGTCGCCGTGCGGCGCAGGGCCACCCACGGCACCTACAGCCCCAGCCGGCAGGAGAAGGAGGGCTCCAGGGTGGAGATGTGGAACATGGTGCAGCCTCCGCCCACGGAGAGACTCATATAA
- the crb1 gene encoding protein crumbs homolog 1 isoform X3 yields MALSPSPRFKIPGFLLLILAFGEWTKSTSPVTTPSPCLSKPCQHGALCKEVPTDYLCHCRSSVTAHPDGWCEESNELCQPVSCHESAACRPVAANSSELLCRCQPGAPGASCDQLVRRCAGSFCGEGEGEGAACSPSPCRSGASCRGRADGYACFCVPGFQGRHCEIEVNECASQPCQNRATCVNMIGRYVCVCGPGYTGALCEEDVNECDWSPCQNGGVCQNRGGGYTCHCPKQSRDGLQYGGENCTEALRGCEGHGCRNGGSCSPSLRDGRHGYSCGCPGGFAGPRCETATAFSFQTSGRLELRAPPADRDAPLSVALSFRTALENGRMFRRGGAEALLGLELAGGRLRLTLRRGGGGPTLALELPHNVSDGEWHSASAALGDGLLRLRLLDARCAELCEEALRVGNPENPENPENPEPAFRRTVFGGAPEGDEDPGHFVGCLRDVRVDSRLVVPENWPPGSAVNVTPGCSHRDRCADAPCQNRGRCVNLWQSYRCECRRPHEGPNCSEEYITGRFGQGDSPSYAVFRVDDDPGESVAVSAFVRTRKRAGLLWALSNGSGPYLRAWLEDGRVRVQAGHQEAGLWGEQPVSDGSFHLVSVRLERGQASLEQPGRARGTAPVGGLRVRPGDLVHVGGLADRRATAPFGGHFGGCVQDLRLNSRRMQFYPIGTPVDGYSLQRLVGVARGCAGDDYCSKNPCLNGGTCYSIWDDFTCTCPPNTAGRRCEEVQWCELRPCPPAAACQPLPRGFECISNATFYDDGRVLSYRSNGGILRNLTTISFSVRTRKANGVILHAEKGREFVTVSVRDSHLLLELLSGDASLPLSLRSRGPVSDGRWHSAGLSMTSPRSQASGWTLRVDEEEEPAASAAAAAAGNLDFLKEGAVVLLGGRGPGAAGGLAGCLSTVAVGGLALPYHGESEASLPRPQEERFVRTSPGAAETGCWDPSACSPEPCRNGGVCRDLPGPSSFSCACPPGWAGPRCEAADACASGPCVHGNCSLLGAAAHRCVCEPGYGGAACQDQLDACRGHGCANGGTCLPAAGRYSCLCPENYTGPLCTVEVEEVPWYIIKHVRPKLPVSICGDEQKNYTCFNGGNCSETSLMCDCMSGFTGHRCELELDECRSSPCLNGGYCRNLVDRFQCVCEMSFAGEVCQVDLRFPIPRPQLIHIQ; encoded by the exons GTACGTCTCCGGTGACCACCCCGTCTCCCTGCCTGTCCAAGCCCTGCCAACATGGCGCTCTGTGTAAGGAGGTCCCCACAGACTACCTGTGCCACTGCCGGTCCTCTGTAACCGCCCACCCGGACGGATGGTGTGAAGAGTCCAACGAGCTGTGCCAGCCCGTCTCCTGCCACGAGAGCGCCGCGTGCCGCCCGGTCGCCGCCAACTCCTCAGAGCTGCTGTGCCGGTGCCAGCCCGGGGCGCCGGGGGCCTCCTGCGACCAGCTGGTCCGGCGGTGCGCCGGAAGCTTCTgcggcgagggcgagggcgagggcgcgGCCTGCTCGCCGAGCCCCTGCCGGAGCGGGGCCTCGTGCCGGGGCAGGGCGGACGGGTACGCCTGCTTCTGCGTGCCGGGCTTCCAGGGCAGGCACTGCGAGATCGAGGTGAACGAATGCGCCTCCCAGCCCTGCCAGAACAGAGCCACCTGCGTGAACATGATCGGGAGGTACGTCTGCGTCTGCGGACCCGGCTACACAG GTGCCTTGTGCGAAGAGGACGTCAACGAGTGCGATTGGAGCCCGTGTCAGAACGGAGGCGTGTGCCAAAACCGCGGCGGAGGCTACACGTGCCACTGCCCGAAGCAGAGCCGGGACGGGCTCCAGTACGGCGGGGAGAACTGCACGGAGGCCCTGCGGGGCTGCGAGGGCCACGGCTGCCGGAACGGCGGCAgctgctccccctccctcagggACGGCCGGCACGGCTACAGCTGCGGCTGCCCCGGCGGCTTCGCCGGCCCCCGGTGCGAGACGGCCACCGCCTTCTCCTTCCAGACCAGCGGCCGCCTGGAGCTGCGCGCCCCGCCCGCGGACCGGGACGCGCCCCTGAGCGTGGCGCTCAGCTTCCGGACCGCGCTGGAAAACGGCAGAATGTTCCGGAGGGGCGGCGCCGAGGCGCTCCTGGGGCTGGagctggcgggcgggcggctgCGCCTCACCCtgcggcggggcggcggcggcccgaCGCTGGCCCTGGAGCTGCCGCACAACGTGAGCGACGGCGAGTGGCACTCGGCGTCGGCGGCGCTCGGCGACGGGCTGCTGCGGCTCAGGCTCCTGGACGCGCGGTGCGCGGAGCTCTGCGAGGAGGCCCTCCGCGTGGGGAACCCAGAGAACCCGGAGAACCCGGAGAACCCGGAGCCCGCCTTCCGCAGGACCGTGTTCGGAGGGGCCCCGGAGGGGGACGAGGACCCGGGCCACTTCGTCGGGTGCCTGCGGGACGTTCGGGTGGACTCCCGCCTGGTGGTCCCCGAGAACTGGCCGCCGGGGTCGGCCGTCAACGTGACCCCCGGGTGCAGCCACAGAGACAGGTGCGCGGACGCGCCGTGCCAGAACAGGGGCCGGTGCGTCAACCTGTGGCAGAGCTACCGCTGTGAGTGCCGCCGGCCGCACGAGGGGCCCAACTGCTCGGAGG AATACATCACGGGCCGGTTCGGACAGGGGGACTCGCCGAGCTACGCCGTTTTCAGAGTAGACGACGACCCCGGGGAGAGCGTGGCGGTGTCGGCGTTCGTCCGCACCAGGAAGCGCGCCGGGCTGCTGTGGGCGCTCTCCAACGGCAGCGGCCCGTACCTGCGGGCGTGGCTGGAGGACGGGAGGGTGCGGGTGCAGGCCGGCCACCAGGAGGCGGGCCTTTGGGGAGAGCAGCCCGTGAGCGACGGGAGCTTCCACCTGGTGAGCGTGCGGCTGGAGCGGGGCCAGGCCAGCCTGGAGCAGCCCGGCCGCGCCCGGGGAACGGCCCCCGTCGGGGGCCTGCGGGTGCGGCCCGGGGACCTGGTCCACGTCGGGGGGCTGGCGGACCGGCGGGCCACGGCGCCCTTCGGAGGCCATTTCGGGGGGTGCGTACAGGACCTGCGGCTCAACTCCAGGCGCATGCAGTTCTATCCCATCGGCACCCCGGTGGACGGCTACTCCCTGCAGCGCCTGGTCGGCGTGGCGAGAGGCTGTGCTGGAGACGACTACTGCAGC AAAAACCCTTGCCTCAACGGGGGGACGTGCTACTCCATTTGGGACGACTTCACCTGCACCTGCCCCCCCAACACAGCGGGGCGGCGCTGCGAGGAGGTGCAGTGGTGCGAGCTGAGGCCCTGCCCGCCGGCCGCGGCCTGtcagcccctcccccggggCTTCGAGT GTATTTCCAATGCAACATTTTATGACGACGGCAGAGTGCTGTCCTACAGAAGCAACGGGGGGATCTTGAGGAATCTTACCACCATCTCCTTCAGCGTCCGGACCAGGAAAGCCAACGGCGTCATACTCCACGCCGAAAAGGGGCGGGAGTTCGTCACGGTGTCCGTGCGAGACTCCCACCTGCTCCTGGAGCTGCTGAGCGGCGACGCCTCGCTCCCGCTGAGCCTGAGGAGCCGCGGGCCCGTCAGCGACGGGCGCTGGCACTCCGCCGGGCTCTCCATGACGTCCCCGCGGTCCCAGGCCTCCGGGTGGACCCTGCGCgtggacgaggaggaggagccggccgcgtccgccgccgccgccgccgccgggaaCCTGGACTTCCTGAAGGAGGGCGCGGTCGTCCTGCTgggagggcggggccccggGGCGGCGGGGGGCCTGGCGGGGTGCCTGAGCACGGTGGCGGTGGGCGGGCTGGCGCTGCCGTACCACGGCGAGTCGGAGGCGAGCCTCCCCAGGCCTCAGGAGGAGCGCTTCGTCAGGACGTCCCCCGGAGCGGCGGAGACCGGCTGCTGGGACCCCTCCGCCTGCTCGCCCGAGCCCTGCCGGAACGGGGGCGTCTGCCGCGACCTGCCCGGCCCCTCCTCCTTCAGCTGCGCCTGCCCCCCGGGCTGGGCGGGGCCCCGCTGCGAGGCCGCCGACGCCTGCGCCTCCGGCCCCTGCGTCCACGGCAACTGCAGCCTCCTCGGCGCGGCGGCACACCGGTGCGTCTGCGAGCCGGGCTACGGCGGCGCCGCCTGCCAGGACCAGCTGGACGCGTGCCGGGGCCACGGGTGCGCCAACGGCGGCACCTGCCTCCCCGCCGCCGGCCGCTACTCCTGCCTCTGCCCGGAGAACTACACCGGGCCTCTCTGCAC CGTAGAGGTCGAGGAAGTTCCCTGGTACATCATCAAACACGT ACGCCCCAAGCTCCCGGTGTCCATCTGCGGCGACGAGCAGAAGAACTACACCTGCTTCAACGGGGGCAACTGCAGCGAGACCAGCCTGATGTGCGACTGCATGTCGGGGTTCACCGGGCACCG GTGCGAGCTGGAGCTGGACGAGTGCCGGTCCAGCCCCTGCCTGAACGGGGGCTACTGCCGCAACCTGGTGGACCGCTTCCAGTGCGTCTGCGAAATGAGCTTCGCCGGGGAGGTGTGCCAGGTGGAC CTGAGGTTTCCAATTCCACGACCCCAGCTAATACACAT ACAGTGA